The following coding sequences are from one Dethiobacter alkaliphilus AHT 1 window:
- a CDS encoding transposase, translating to MPSNANRYSEEFKKDAIKLVQEGGRPVNSVANDLGINAQTLRNWLKEEKKRQNPESARILELEAQLKAEKRRNNELEEAVDILKKATALFVKDNRKQ from the coding sequence ATGCCAAGCAATGCAAACCGGTACAGTGAAGAATTTAAGAAGGATGCCATCAAACTAGTCCAGGAAGGTGGCAGGCCTGTTAATAGTGTCGCAAACGACCTTGGAATAAACGCTCAGACATTACGGAATTGGCTTAAAGAAGAGAAAAAGCGGCAGAACCCTGAGAGTGCGAGGATTCTTGAACTCGAGGCTCAGCTAAAGGCGGAAAAGCGCAGAAACAATGAGCTCGAGGAGGCCGTCGATATTTTAAAAAAGGCTACAGCACTCTTCGTGAAAGACAACCGGAAACAGTAA
- the tdh gene encoding L-threonine 3-dehydrogenase, with product MKQTMKALVKDKAGPGVVMKDVDIPELGPHDVLVKVKAASICGTDVHIYNWDGWAAGRIKPPVIIGHEMSGYIVQTGEAVKYWQEGDYVSLECHQTCGHCYQCRTGQGHICRDYTILGVDFNGCFAEYVRVPEYNLWRNDEDVLPEVACLQDPIGNAVMATCAAEITGKKILVTGCGAIGLLTVGVAKALGAAKIYAVDINDYRLKIAEDMGATATINPLRENMVEEVQIKTRGCGVNVVIEASGDERCLQDSLKTVNNGGQVVLLGIYKDRVLLDLANEVIFKGVTITGITGREIFKTWYKTAELLSSYLSVEPVITHRMKMKDYEAAFQLIQTGQCGKIVLYP from the coding sequence TTGAAACAAACAATGAAAGCGCTGGTAAAAGATAAGGCAGGTCCAGGAGTGGTAATGAAAGATGTTGACATTCCCGAACTAGGGCCGCATGATGTCCTGGTGAAGGTAAAAGCAGCCTCAATCTGCGGGACCGATGTGCATATCTATAACTGGGATGGTTGGGCTGCCGGGAGAATCAAGCCTCCGGTGATTATCGGGCATGAGATGTCGGGTTACATTGTTCAGACAGGGGAAGCGGTTAAGTACTGGCAGGAAGGAGATTATGTCAGTCTGGAATGCCATCAAACCTGCGGGCACTGTTATCAGTGCAGAACTGGTCAGGGACATATCTGTCGGGATTATACTATTTTGGGGGTGGATTTTAACGGTTGTTTTGCCGAATATGTCCGTGTGCCGGAGTATAACTTATGGAGAAACGATGAAGATGTTTTACCAGAAGTGGCCTGCTTACAGGACCCCATCGGCAATGCAGTGATGGCCACATGTGCTGCTGAAATAACAGGAAAAAAAATTCTGGTAACGGGCTGCGGAGCCATCGGCCTCCTAACCGTCGGTGTTGCTAAAGCACTGGGCGCTGCCAAAATTTATGCTGTGGATATCAATGATTACCGCCTGAAAATAGCAGAAGATATGGGAGCAACGGCTACTATTAACCCTTTAAGAGAAAACATGGTGGAAGAGGTGCAGATAAAGACCAGAGGTTGTGGGGTAAACGTTGTTATTGAAGCCAGTGGAGATGAGCGATGCCTGCAGGACAGTTTGAAAACAGTAAACAACGGTGGCCAGGTGGTTCTGCTGGGAATATATAAGGACAGAGTGCTCTTGGATCTGGCAAACGAAGTAATATTTAAAGGAGTTACCATAACGGGGATTACCGGCAGGGAGATCTTTAAAACCTGGTATAAAACTGCGGAGTTGTTAAGTAGTTACTTGAGTGTGGAGCCGGTGATAACCCACAGGATGAAGATGAAAGATTATGAGGCAGCTTTTCAGCTGATTCAAACAGGTCAGTGCGGTAAAATTGTTTTATATCCTTGA